Proteins co-encoded in one Sulfurimonas sp. HSL1-2 genomic window:
- a CDS encoding DHH family phosphoesterase translates to MREAIEAAEHIALIAHVYPDADSLGSACAMYAHLLRLHKRVTLFCASETIDERLFCLPWADKITSRWSDTADLAIAFDCGDSERLGVLPKCAVINVDHHSNSDGFGHIKLIDKEAASTTAVLMAWFKSEGIKINAKMATALYAGIAEDTLGFMSRRTDASVFEMAAELARAGAEVASVNRALFLRRPLSNLRLKALILSGLFLLSDARIALLQVTREMFAQSGAEETACDDVLQEVLGLPTVSVVLMLCEREDGSLKAALRTDDGIDVGVIAAAFGGGGHHFASGFTATGTTMEALTAKVVDIIEKELE, encoded by the coding sequence ATGCGCGAAGCGATCGAAGCGGCGGAGCATATCGCACTCATCGCACACGTATATCCGGATGCGGATTCCCTGGGCAGCGCATGCGCCATGTACGCCCATCTGCTTCGGCTGCACAAACGCGTGACGCTCTTTTGCGCCAGTGAAACCATTGATGAACGATTGTTCTGTTTACCGTGGGCGGATAAGATCACGTCACGCTGGAGTGATACGGCCGACCTGGCCATTGCGTTCGACTGCGGCGATTCCGAGCGCCTGGGCGTCCTGCCGAAGTGTGCAGTGATCAATGTCGATCACCACAGCAACAGCGACGGGTTCGGCCATATTAAGCTTATTGACAAGGAAGCGGCCAGTACCACGGCCGTCCTGATGGCATGGTTCAAGTCCGAAGGGATCAAAATCAATGCCAAGATGGCGACGGCGCTTTATGCCGGGATCGCCGAAGATACCCTGGGGTTCATGAGCCGCCGGACGGATGCATCGGTCTTTGAGATGGCTGCGGAACTTGCCCGGGCCGGTGCCGAGGTTGCCTCGGTCAACCGGGCACTTTTTCTGCGCCGGCCGCTTTCGAACCTGCGCCTGAAGGCGCTGATACTCTCCGGGCTCTTCCTTCTGAGCGATGCGCGTATTGCGCTGCTGCAGGTGACCCGGGAGATGTTCGCACAGAGCGGCGCAGAGGAGACGGCCTGCGACGACGTTTTGCAGGAGGTCCTCGGACTGCCGACGGTCAGCGTCGTTTTGATGCTTTGCGAGCGCGAAGACGGTTCGCTCAAAGCAGCGCTCCGTACGGATGACGGCATCGACGTCGGCGTGATCGCGGCGGCATTCGGCGGGGGCGGTCACCATTTTGCATCGGGCTTTACGGCGACCGGAACGACCATGGAAGCTTTGACGGCCAAAGTTGTTGACATAATTGAAAAGGAGTTGGAATGA
- a CDS encoding DUF448 domain-containing protein, with translation MRQNYSGPVRMCVCCRKREAQDQLLRLQCAERSLRPYSGTGRSFYLCPECFTAKQTAKALARQCKSGETERLLNELKEIITDVR, from the coding sequence ATGCGCCAAAATTATTCGGGTCCCGTTCGCATGTGCGTCTGCTGCCGGAAACGGGAAGCACAGGATCAACTGTTGAGATTGCAATGCGCCGAGCGCTCCCTGCGCCCCTACAGCGGGACAGGACGGAGTTTTTATCTGTGCCCGGAGTGTTTCACTGCAAAACAGACTGCCAAAGCGCTCGCCCGCCAATGTAAAAGCGGGGAGACAGAGCGCCTGCTGAACGAGTTAAAGGAGATCATCACGGATGTCAGATAA
- a CDS encoding M23 family metallopeptidase encodes MRRRKKGYGGIMFLSILLATIGGAVYLYTSDAFERDVPDIRIENSGYWNGEAPLKVSIDDQSGILEYKITLISGSNQTILSEAKMPTPEMSKQFELQVPARTIGKQTDVVTLEVEARDASRWNFFAGNRAVQRVTLKIDAHRPKVGIIANSYKITQGGSALVVFEAEDENLEELYVETSFGRRFKAEPFYATNYYVALIAWPVTAERFRAYVIATDVAGNRAKAYIPLHLQEKQYHVSKIKLSDHFLNGKVSDLAQMYGAPANADMIERFRYVNETMRAQNEELIHNITSKVGETQVDGFAQQPFYPLRNGQVVASFGDHRLYYYNGEKVSESWHLGLDLASVKMGKIKIQNPSEIVFADENGIYGNMPILAHGLGLYTLYGHCSNVNVTQGEHVDAGTHIANTGMTGYAMGDHLHFGVLVQGVEVRPEEWMDKQWIRLNVTDVIKEAKKVIDRRR; translated from the coding sequence ATGAGACGAAGAAAAAAAGGGTACGGCGGGATTATGTTTTTGAGCATCCTGCTGGCAACCATCGGGGGGGCTGTCTACCTCTATACGTCCGATGCGTTCGAACGCGATGTCCCGGATATCCGTATCGAGAACAGCGGCTACTGGAACGGTGAAGCTCCGCTCAAGGTCTCCATTGACGACCAGAGCGGCATTCTCGAATACAAGATCACTCTCATCAGCGGCAGCAACCAGACGATCCTCTCCGAGGCGAAGATGCCTACACCGGAGATGTCGAAGCAGTTCGAGCTGCAGGTCCCGGCACGGACGATCGGCAAACAGACCGATGTCGTGACCCTGGAAGTGGAAGCGCGCGATGCCAGCCGCTGGAACTTCTTTGCCGGTAACCGTGCCGTTCAGCGCGTGACCCTGAAGATCGACGCCCATCGTCCTAAAGTCGGCATCATTGCCAACTCCTACAAGATCACGCAGGGCGGGTCGGCCCTTGTCGTCTTTGAAGCCGAGGACGAGAACCTTGAAGAGCTCTATGTCGAGACGAGTTTCGGACGCCGTTTCAAAGCGGAACCCTTCTATGCGACAAACTACTATGTCGCGCTGATCGCGTGGCCGGTGACCGCCGAACGCTTCCGGGCCTATGTCATCGCTACCGACGTCGCGGGCAACCGTGCCAAGGCGTACATCCCGCTGCACCTCCAGGAGAAGCAGTACCACGTCTCCAAGATCAAGCTCAGCGACCATTTCCTCAACGGCAAGGTCTCCGACCTCGCGCAGATGTACGGTGCCCCGGCCAATGCCGACATGATCGAACGTTTTCGCTATGTGAACGAGACCATGCGGGCCCAGAATGAGGAGCTGATCCATAACATCACCTCGAAAGTCGGCGAGACCCAGGTCGACGGTTTCGCGCAGCAGCCTTTCTATCCGCTGCGCAACGGCCAGGTGGTCGCAAGTTTCGGCGACCACCGTCTCTACTACTACAACGGTGAAAAGGTCAGCGAATCCTGGCACCTGGGGCTTGACCTCGCCAGCGTGAAAATGGGCAAGATCAAGATCCAGAACCCCTCCGAGATCGTTTTTGCCGATGAGAACGGCATTTACGGGAATATGCCGATCCTCGCCCACGGCCTCGGGCTCTATACGCTTTACGGCCACTGTTCGAACGTCAACGTCACCCAGGGCGAACACGTCGATGCGGGAACGCACATCGCCAATACGGGGATGACGGGTTATGCCATGGGAGACCACCTCCACTTCGGCGTCCTGGTCCAGGGTGTCGAAGTACGCCCGGAAGAGTGGATGGACAAGCAGTGGATCCGCCTCAATGTCACCGACGTCATCAAAGAGGCGAAGAAGGTGATCGACCGCCGCCGCTAA
- a CDS encoding HAMP domain-containing sensor histidine kinase, translated as MFSERSIRNRFLIQLIVASAALLIIFSSILYFYIRQNIYDEKQLEMLQFAKNITAFQSLSDTMSNDTDPLLGVSVELIRYDSSDTEPHFFDDSSEGRDYLILIYPFEQAQQTYLKVSKDISTMKKLLKKILRSIFIINAIGFFIIVLYAIALSKMLIIPIRQLSHRLSNMNEHLVRPIRVEHLPEEFEPLGITINRLLGRIQNFVKYQKELFIGAAHELKTPLAVIKLKNQVTLIKKRSPEEYIEAIKKTNETVDEMNKIVADILNIGRQEGAQLEAPVRRDIIDMLRRKGEDFALLARAEQKILEYDLQPATYEATIQEGLLNQILQNFLQNAVKFTPEGRKVTLTSRAEGEDLVIRVIDEGCGIDDSVDLFAPFKRLGNKSGVGLGLFLAKSAADAMGAEISLRNRTDGVDGTEAMLILRAKLCCPLPLPKKK; from the coding sequence TTGTTTTCCGAAAGAAGCATAAGAAACCGGTTTCTTATCCAGCTCATCGTCGCTTCGGCGGCGCTGCTGATCATCTTCTCCTCCATCCTCTATTTTTACATCCGGCAGAATATTTACGACGAAAAACAGCTTGAAATGCTGCAGTTTGCAAAGAATATCACTGCGTTTCAGTCCCTCTCCGACACGATGAGCAACGACACCGACCCCCTGCTGGGCGTCAGCGTCGAACTGATCCGCTACGATTCATCCGATACCGAACCGCATTTCTTTGACGATAGCAGCGAGGGGCGCGACTACCTGATCCTCATCTACCCCTTCGAGCAGGCACAGCAGACCTATCTCAAGGTTTCCAAAGATATCAGTACGATGAAAAAGCTGCTCAAAAAGATCCTGCGTTCGATCTTTATCATCAACGCCATCGGCTTTTTCATCATCGTCCTGTATGCCATCGCCCTCTCCAAGATGCTGATCATCCCCATCCGGCAGCTCAGCCACCGTCTGTCCAACATGAACGAGCACCTCGTCCGGCCGATCCGCGTGGAGCACCTGCCCGAAGAGTTCGAACCCCTCGGCATCACGATCAACCGCCTGCTTGGACGGATCCAGAACTTCGTCAAATACCAAAAAGAACTTTTCATCGGTGCCGCGCATGAACTCAAAACCCCGCTGGCGGTCATCAAGCTCAAAAACCAGGTCACCCTGATCAAAAAACGCAGTCCCGAAGAGTATATCGAGGCGATCAAAAAGACCAACGAGACCGTCGACGAGATGAACAAGATCGTCGCCGACATTCTCAATATCGGGCGCCAGGAGGGGGCGCAGCTCGAAGCACCGGTACGCCGGGACATCATAGACATGCTCCGGCGCAAAGGGGAGGATTTTGCCCTGCTGGCCCGTGCCGAACAGAAAATACTCGAATACGACCTCCAGCCCGCAACCTACGAAGCGACGATCCAGGAGGGGCTGCTTAACCAGATCCTGCAGAACTTCCTGCAAAATGCCGTCAAGTTCACCCCCGAAGGGCGTAAAGTCACCTTGACCAGCCGCGCCGAGGGTGAAGACCTCGTGATCAGGGTGATCGACGAGGGGTGCGGGATCGATGACAGCGTCGACCTCTTTGCCCCGTTCAAGCGCCTCGGCAACAAATCCGGCGTCGGGCTGGGACTCTTCCTGGCCAAAAGCGCCGCCGATGCCATGGGGGCGGAGATCTCGCTGCGCAACCGGACCGACGGTGTCGACGGCACGGAAGCGATGCTCATCCTCCGTGCGAAGCTCTGCTGCCCGCTTCCCCTGCCAAAGAAAAAATAG
- the nadC gene encoding carboxylating nicotinate-nucleotide diphosphorylase, translating into MNIERFIEETMAEDVGRGDLYARVSEAIEASAKIYAKSDGVLAGVLYVDTLAKMESIYVKWFVKEGERFSKGDVIAHFSGDSHTLLRCERTILNMMLHASSIATLTRQYVDLIEPYGTKLLDTRKTRPMLRNFEKYATRIGGAVNHRMGLDDCLMLKDTHLRTIKDLDAFMAEARKKIPYTAKIEIEAETFEMAKKAMDVRADIVMCDNMTPVQLREVVVYKNTNFPYIKLEASGNISLETIESYAATGVDAISTGSLIHQANWIDLSMKMD; encoded by the coding sequence GTGAATATCGAACGTTTTATCGAAGAGACGATGGCCGAGGATGTCGGCCGCGGGGATCTCTATGCCAGGGTCTCGGAGGCTATCGAGGCGTCGGCCAAGATCTATGCAAAAAGCGACGGTGTCCTGGCCGGTGTGCTCTACGTCGACACCCTGGCAAAGATGGAAAGCATTTATGTCAAATGGTTCGTCAAGGAGGGGGAGCGCTTTAGTAAAGGGGACGTGATCGCCCACTTCAGCGGGGATTCGCATACCCTCCTGCGCTGCGAACGCACGATTCTCAACATGATGCTGCATGCCAGCTCGATCGCGACGCTGACCCGCCAGTACGTCGACCTGATCGAACCCTACGGCACCAAGCTGCTCGATACGCGCAAAACGCGCCCGATGCTCCGCAACTTTGAAAAGTACGCGACACGCATCGGCGGGGCGGTGAACCACCGCATGGGGCTCGATGACTGTCTGATGCTCAAAGACACCCACCTGCGCACGATCAAGGACCTCGACGCTTTTATGGCCGAGGCCCGCAAAAAGATCCCCTACACGGCCAAGATCGAGATCGAGGCGGAGACTTTCGAGATGGCGAAGAAGGCGATGGACGTGCGGGCCGATATCGTCATGTGCGACAACATGACCCCCGTGCAGCTGCGTGAAGTGGTCGTCTACAAAAATACGAACTTCCCCTACATCAAGCTCGAAGCCAGCGGGAACATCTCCCTCGAAACGATCGAGTCCTATGCGGCCACGGGTGTCGATGCCATCAGTACCGGTTCCCTGATCCACCAGGCCAACTGGATCGACCTCTCCATGAAAATGGACTGA
- a CDS encoding YfhL family 4Fe-4S dicluster ferredoxin produces the protein MSLLINDECIACDACREECPTEAIEEGDPIYIIDPDRCTECVGTYDEPACIAVCPVDCIVPDKDNVETVAELKFKHDQIMAEYEE, from the coding sequence ATGTCCCTGCTGATCAACGATGAATGTATCGCCTGCGATGCCTGTAGAGAAGAGTGCCCGACCGAAGCGATTGAAGAGGGGGACCCGATCTACATCATCGACCCCGACCGCTGTACCGAATGCGTCGGTACCTATGACGAACCGGCGTGTATCGCCGTCTGTCCGGTCGACTGTATCGTCCCGGACAAAGACAACGTCGAGACCGTCGCCGAGCTGAAGTTCAAACACGACCAGATCATGGCCGAATACGAGGAGTAA
- the thrB gene encoding homoserine kinase — protein sequence MIISVPATSANLGPGFDTLGLSVDLRNRVEFKPSRFFSVSIKGEGESNPRLKGNNMFVSIFNEHYQRLTHKKQNFKFQFYNSIPLSRGLGSSSAVIVSAIATAHEAAGVRVSKRRILNHALVYESHPDNITPAVMGGFNVATVEKNKVFSQKKHLPDYLRAVVVIPDKPISTAKSRTTLPKSYSKENAVFNVSHAALTVAAFFNEDWEMLKIATQDRFHQKTRMKMMPELFTIQKAAYEQGALMSTLSGSGSTFFSLCYDEDAAALAAKLEQRFPQFAVKILNLDNNGLTVER from the coding sequence TTGATTATCAGCGTTCCGGCGACCAGCGCCAACCTCGGACCGGGTTTCGACACCCTCGGTCTTTCCGTCGACCTTCGCAACCGGGTCGAATTCAAACCGTCGCGTTTTTTCAGCGTTTCCATCAAGGGCGAAGGTGAAAGCAACCCCCGTCTGAAGGGGAACAACATGTTCGTGAGTATCTTCAATGAGCATTATCAGCGCCTGACGCACAAAAAACAGAATTTCAAGTTCCAGTTTTACAATAGCATCCCGCTTTCAAGGGGCCTTGGAAGCTCCTCGGCCGTGATTGTCAGTGCCATTGCCACGGCGCATGAGGCGGCGGGCGTGCGTGTTTCCAAGCGCCGGATCCTGAACCATGCCCTGGTATACGAATCGCACCCGGACAATATCACGCCGGCGGTCATGGGCGGTTTCAACGTCGCCACGGTGGAGAAGAACAAGGTCTTCTCGCAGAAAAAACACCTGCCCGATTACCTGCGTGCGGTCGTAGTTATCCCGGACAAGCCGATCTCGACGGCGAAGTCGCGTACGACGCTTCCGAAGTCTTACAGCAAAGAGAACGCCGTCTTCAACGTCTCGCACGCGGCGCTGACGGTAGCGGCGTTCTTCAACGAGGATTGGGAGATGCTCAAGATCGCCACACAGGACCGTTTCCACCAGAAAACGCGGATGAAAATGATGCCGGAGCTTTTCACGATCCAGAAGGCGGCGTATGAACAGGGAGCACTGATGAGTACGCTTTCAGGAAGCGGTTCGACGTTCTTTTCGCTGTGCTACGACGAGGATGCAGCAGCACTGGCTGCAAAGCTCGAACAGCGTTTTCCCCAGTTCGCGGTTAAAATTCTCAACCTGGACAACAACGGTTTGACGGTGGAACGCTGA
- the lpxC gene encoding UDP-3-O-acyl-N-acetylglucosamine deacetylase, whose amino-acid sequence MKQTTIAKPVELVGIGLHKGSPVRLRLEPLEADSGIVFVRKDVGVSIPLKPENVVDTQMATVIGKDGYVISTIEHLLSAVYAYGIDNLRIIVDADEVPVMDGSSASFCLLLDEAETVEQDAPKRIMRIKKEVTIKEGDKYVKLMPSNDLRYHFTIRFKHPVISEQHFDLDFSRETYKAEIARARTFGFLHEVQYLRSKGLALGGSLENAVVLDEKKVLNPEGLRYSNEFVRHKILDAIGDMSLIGINFIGEYEAFAGSHDLNHKLTLELLKDPANYEVVEIATAEAKAMAKAYA is encoded by the coding sequence ATGAAACAGACGACGATCGCAAAACCGGTTGAACTGGTGGGAATCGGCTTGCACAAAGGCTCTCCGGTCCGCCTCCGCCTCGAACCCCTCGAAGCGGACAGCGGGATCGTCTTCGTCCGCAAGGATGTCGGCGTCTCCATTCCCCTCAAACCCGAAAACGTCGTCGATACGCAGATGGCGACGGTGATCGGCAAAGACGGGTACGTCATCTCCACGATCGAGCATCTCCTCTCCGCCGTCTACGCCTATGGTATCGACAACCTCCGCATTATCGTCGACGCGGACGAAGTTCCCGTCATGGACGGCTCCAGCGCGAGCTTCTGCCTCCTGCTGGATGAGGCGGAAACGGTCGAACAGGATGCGCCCAAGCGTATTATGCGGATCAAGAAGGAAGTGACGATCAAAGAGGGCGACAAGTACGTCAAGCTGATGCCTTCGAACGACCTGCGCTACCACTTCACGATCCGGTTCAAGCACCCGGTTATTTCCGAACAGCATTTCGACCTCGATTTCAGCCGTGAAACCTACAAGGCGGAGATCGCCCGCGCCCGTACCTTCGGCTTCCTGCACGAGGTGCAGTACCTCCGTTCCAAAGGGCTGGCCCTGGGCGGCAGCCTGGAGAACGCCGTCGTCCTGGACGAGAAAAAGGTGCTCAACCCGGAAGGGCTGCGCTACAGCAACGAATTCGTCCGCCACAAGATCCTCGACGCCATCGGGGATATGTCGCTGATCGGCATCAACTTTATCGGGGAGTACGAGGCGTTTGCCGGCAGCCACGACCTCAACCACAAGTTGACCCTCGAGCTGCTCAAAGACCCCGCGAATTACGAAGTCGTCGAGATCGCGACGGCAGAAGCGAAGGCGATGGCCAAAGCATATGCATGA
- the hsrA gene encoding homeostatic response regulator transcription factor HsrA, with amino-acid sequence MRILIIEDEITLNKTLAEGLKEFGYQSDVVETLKDGEYYLDIRNYDLILMDWMLPDGNSIDIIPDIKANTPKTAVVVLSARDDNESEIAALRAGADDFIRKPFDFDVLVARLEARLRFGGSNIIEIEDLIINPEEEKIIYKEKEIELKGKPFEVLTHLARHRDQIVSKEQLLDAIWEEPELVTPNVIEVAINQIRQKMDKPLNITTIETVRRRGYRFCFPKEA; translated from the coding sequence ATGCGCATTTTGATCATTGAAGATGAGATCACACTCAACAAAACTCTTGCCGAAGGGCTCAAAGAGTTTGGATACCAGAGCGACGTCGTTGAGACCCTCAAAGACGGTGAATACTACCTCGATATCCGCAACTATGACCTGATTCTGATGGACTGGATGCTTCCGGACGGAAACAGCATCGACATTATTCCCGACATCAAAGCCAATACACCGAAAACGGCCGTCGTCGTCCTCTCCGCCCGTGACGACAACGAGAGTGAAATCGCCGCGCTTCGCGCCGGTGCGGACGACTTTATCCGCAAGCCCTTCGACTTCGACGTCCTCGTCGCCCGCCTCGAGGCGCGCCTGCGCTTCGGCGGCAGCAACATCATCGAGATCGAAGACCTGATCATCAACCCCGAAGAAGAGAAGATCATCTACAAAGAGAAAGAGATCGAGCTCAAGGGCAAGCCGTTCGAGGTCCTGACGCACCTGGCGCGCCACCGCGACCAGATCGTCTCCAAAGAGCAGCTGCTCGACGCTATCTGGGAAGAGCCGGAACTCGTCACGCCGAACGTCATCGAGGTCGCCATCAACCAGATCCGCCAGAAAATGGACAAACCCCTCAACATCACAACGATTGAAACCGTACGCCGCCGCGGATACCGTTTTTGTTTTCCGAAAGAAGCATAA
- the plsY gene encoding glycerol-3-phosphate 1-O-acyltransferase PlsY, whose product MDFLFNSNVQFYLLAYFVGGIPFGLVLAKFFAGVNIKASGSKSIGATNVLRVVKETNPALAKKLGIATLLLDALKGVVVLLIAKAFGMSEAAQWAVAVLAVAGHCFSPYLWFEGGKGIATGMGVMLVMLPLETLIALAVWGIMAKTVRISSVSSLTGVLALLVSSFILHPEMAHAPVILIVVLLFYKHIPNIVRLVKGEEKRVV is encoded by the coding sequence ATGGACTTCCTCTTCAATTCCAACGTACAGTTCTACCTGCTGGCTTATTTCGTAGGCGGTATCCCCTTCGGACTGGTCCTGGCCAAGTTCTTCGCCGGCGTCAACATCAAAGCGAGCGGCTCGAAGAGCATCGGCGCGACGAACGTCCTGCGCGTCGTCAAAGAGACCAACCCCGCCCTCGCCAAGAAACTGGGGATCGCGACGCTGCTCCTCGATGCCCTCAAAGGGGTCGTCGTCTTATTGATCGCGAAAGCATTCGGCATGAGCGAAGCGGCCCAGTGGGCCGTAGCCGTCCTGGCCGTCGCCGGCCACTGTTTCAGCCCCTACCTCTGGTTTGAAGGGGGCAAAGGGATCGCGACGGGCATGGGCGTCATGCTCGTCATGCTGCCGCTCGAGACGCTGATTGCCCTGGCGGTCTGGGGGATCATGGCCAAAACGGTCCGTATCTCCTCCGTCTCGTCGCTGACCGGCGTGCTTGCGCTGCTCGTCTCCAGCTTCATTCTCCACCCGGAGATGGCGCACGCCCCGGTCATCCTGATCGTCGTGCTGCTCTTTTACAAACATATCCCCAACATCGTCCGTCTCGTCAAAGGCGAGGAGAAGCGCGTCGTCTGA
- the nadA gene encoding quinolinate synthase NadA, whose translation MTDNTEELKAKIRALKEKLSVTVVAHFYQRDEVFEMGDITGDSLELAKKTMADDSEFVVFCGVGFMGQSVKVLSPEKRVVMPKIACCAMARMIDSLYYDESVKKMEAAGIAKENILPITYINSNADVKAKVGKMGGMVCTSSNAKMIIETALKEGKKILFVPDRCLGQNIANMMGLKSAVIGIDENLADADIICYDGFCSVHQLFSVDDIRFYRKKYPGILIAVHPECDPSIVAEADFTGSTSQLIKYIAELPEDQKVAVGTEFNLVNRLRPKNTYVLSSTKPECPTMNETTLEDLYNTLKSIEDGEPINEIHVDEETRKWAKVALDRMMAL comes from the coding sequence TTGACGGATAACACCGAAGAACTCAAAGCGAAGATCCGCGCGCTCAAGGAGAAGCTGAGCGTCACGGTCGTCGCACACTTCTACCAGCGCGACGAAGTCTTTGAAATGGGCGATATTACCGGCGACTCGCTGGAACTGGCCAAGAAGACGATGGCGGACGACAGCGAGTTTGTCGTCTTCTGCGGGGTCGGATTCATGGGCCAGAGCGTCAAAGTGCTCAGCCCGGAGAAAAGGGTCGTCATGCCCAAGATCGCCTGCTGTGCCATGGCCCGGATGATCGACAGTCTCTACTACGACGAATCCGTCAAGAAAATGGAAGCGGCGGGAATCGCCAAAGAGAACATCCTGCCGATCACCTACATCAACTCCAACGCGGATGTCAAGGCCAAGGTCGGCAAAATGGGCGGGATGGTCTGCACGAGCTCCAACGCGAAGATGATCATCGAGACGGCCCTGAAAGAGGGCAAGAAGATCCTTTTCGTGCCTGACCGCTGCCTGGGGCAGAACATCGCGAACATGATGGGGCTCAAATCCGCCGTCATCGGGATCGACGAGAACCTTGCCGACGCCGACATCATCTGTTACGACGGCTTCTGTTCGGTGCACCAGCTCTTCAGCGTCGACGATATCCGTTTCTACCGCAAAAAGTACCCTGGAATCCTCATCGCCGTTCACCCCGAATGCGATCCCTCTATCGTCGCCGAAGCCGATTTTACCGGCTCGACGTCGCAGTTGATCAAGTATATCGCGGAACTGCCCGAGGATCAGAAGGTCGCGGTGGGGACCGAGTTCAACCTCGTCAACCGCCTGCGCCCCAAGAACACCTACGTCCTCTCGTCGACGAAGCCGGAGTGCCCGACGATGAATGAAACAACGCTCGAGGACCTCTACAACACCCTCAAGTCGATCGAGGACGGGGAACCGATCAACGAGATCCACGTGGACGAAGAGACGCGCAAATGGGCCAAGGTTGCCCTTGATCGGATGATGGCGCTGTGA
- a CDS encoding dihydroneopterin aldolase: MTIEIRALTFDCIIGILDFERVTPQRVIVDTLIDYDYDGEQFLDYAAVAEHIRTRMREGEFALVETALQVLTDTLKTSFPVIKSLAITIAKPDILPDCRVSVTKKSNF; the protein is encoded by the coding sequence ATGACCATCGAGATCCGCGCCCTCACCTTCGACTGCATCATCGGCATCCTCGATTTCGAGCGGGTCACCCCGCAGCGGGTCATCGTGGACACGCTTATTGACTATGACTACGACGGGGAGCAGTTCCTCGACTATGCCGCCGTTGCGGAGCATATCAGAACACGGATGCGCGAGGGAGAGTTCGCCCTTGTCGAAACAGCGCTCCAGGTACTTACCGATACCCTCAAAACATCATTTCCCGTTATAAAAAGCCTCGCTATCACCATCGCAAAACCCGACATTCTCCCCGACTGCAGGGTCTCTGTCACAAAAAAATCCAATTTTTAA